AGCGCCGTACGGCACCGCCTCTGTCGCCCTCCGCGCCCTCTTCTTCACCCACATGCGCAGACTAACCGTGGTCGGGGCGGGTGCGGCCGGTCCGGACGAGGGCACCGATCCACCGCCCCGCCCCGCCCCTCCTGCGCCGCGGCACCTCGAACCCGTCGGCCTCCCCGGAGGCGCCGACGCCCGGGGCCCGCCCCCGGCCGACCGGCGCTTCTCGCAGGCACTGCGGCTAGGCTCGTGCCCGTACGACCTTGATCGGCGGAGTCGGGCGATCGGGTGGGCGGACGAGTGGACGAGCGGGCTTGATCCGACGGGAGGCCTGGGATGACGGCGCCGGGGCGCAGGAGCAGCACGTTCTCGCGACTGCTGCGGCACGGTTTCACCGACGCCGGCGCCGCCGAGCGGCTGCTGGAGAGCGAGGAACTGTCGGCCGTACGGAACGACCCGGTCCTGCTGGACGCGCTCGGGGCGACCGCCGACCCCAACCTCGCGCTGCTGGGCCTCGTACGGCTGCTGGAGGCGCAACCGGACCGTACGGCCCGGCGGGCGGTGCTGGACACGTTGATAGCGGCCAAGCCGCTGCGGGACCGGCTGCTGGGGGTGCTCGGCGCGTCCGCCGCGCTCGGTGACCATCTGGCCCGGCACGCGCAGGACTGGCAGGCGCTCGTGACGTACGAGCCGCGCGATCTGCACCCGGGCGTCGAGGAGTTCGAGCGGGGGCTCGCGGAGGCCACCGACCCCGTCTCCCTCCGGGTCGCCTACCGCCGCTGCCTGCTCTCCATCGCCGCCCGTGACGTCTGCGGCACGACGGACGTCGCCCAGGCCGCCGCCGAGCTCGCCGACCTCGCCACCGCCACGCTGCGCGCCGCCCTCGCGATCGCCCGCGCCGCCGCGCCGGAGGACGCGGCGCTGTGCCGGCTCGCGGTGATCGCGATGGGTAAGTGCGGCGGCCACGAACTCAACTACGTCTCCGACGTCGACGTCATCTTCGTCGGGGAGACGGCGGACGGGGCCGACGAGCAGAAGGCGATCCGGGCCGCCACCCGGCTCGCCTCGCACATGATGCGGATCTGCTCCGAGACGACCGTCGAGGGCAGCATCTGGCCGGTCGACGCCAATCTGCGGCCGGAGGGGCGCAACGGCCCGCTCGTGCGGACCCTCAGCAGCCATCTGGCGTACTACCAACGGTGGGCGAAGACCTGGGAGTTCCAGGCACTGCTGAAGGCCCGGCCGGTCGCCGGGGACCTGGAACTGGGCGAGGCGTACGTCGCCGCGCTCGAACCGCTCGTCTGGAAGGCGGCCGAGCGGGACAACTTCGTCACCGACGTGCAGAGCATGCGGCGCCGCGTGGTCGAGAACATCCCGGCGGCCGAGGTGGACCGGCAACTCAAGCTCGGGCCGGGCGGGTTGCGGGACGTCGAGTTCGCCGTGCAGATGCTGCAGCTCGTGCACGGACGCGCGGACACGTCCCTGCGCAGCGGGACCACCCTCGACGCGCTGGGCGCGCTGGCCGCCGGCGGGTACGTGGGCCGGACCGACGCGGCCCAGCTCGACGCGGCCTACCGCTTCCTGCGGTCCATGGAGCACCGCATCCAGCTCTACCGGCTGCGCCGCACCCACCTCGTCCCCGAGGGCGACGACGACCTGCGGCGCATCGGCCGCTCGCTCGGTCTGCGCACCGATCCGATCGCCGACCTGAACCGCGAGTGGCGGCGCCACGCGGCCGTCGTACGACGGCTGCACGAGAAGCTCTTCTACCGGCCGCTCCTCGACGCCGTCGCCCAACTGGCGCCCGGCGAGACCAGGTTGAGCGCCGACGCGGCCCGCGAACGGCTCGTCGCCCTCGGCTACGCCGACCCGGCCTCGGCGCTGCGCCACCTGGAGGCCCTGGCCTCCGGCGTCTCCCGCAAGGCGGCCATCCAACGCACGCTGCTGCCCGTGCTGTTGGGCTGGTTCGCCGACTCCGCCGACCCCGACGCGGGCCTGCTCAACTTCCGCAAGGTCTCCGACGCGCTCGGCCGGACCCCGTGGTACCTGCGGCTGTTGCGTGACGAGGGCGCGGCGGCGGAGAACCTGGCGCGCGTGCTCTCCGCGGGGCGCCTGGCCCCCGACCTGCTCATGCGCGCCCCCGAGGCGGTCTCCCTGCTCGGCGACGGGGACGGGGTCGCCGGTGGCGCCGGTGGTCTCGAACCCCGGGAACGCGCCCACCTGGAACAGGAGATCCTCGCCGCCGTGGGCCGGGCCGACGGCGCCCAGCAGGGTGTGACGGCCGCGCGCGGCGTCCGCCGCCGGGAACTGTTCCGTACGGCCGCCATGGACATCGTCGGCTCCTACGGCACCGAGTCCACCCCGGCCACCGCCGACCAGGGCGCCCTGGTGGACCTCGTCGGCGGCGCGGTCTCCGACCTCACGGCCGCGACGCTCGCGGGCACCCTGCGCGCCGTGGTCCGCGAGGGCTGGGGCGACACCCTCCCCACCCGCTTCGCGGTGATCGGCATGGGCCGCTTCGGCGGCCACGAACTGGGCTACGGCTCCGACGCCGACGTGCTGTTCGTCCACGAGCCGCAGGAGGGCGCCGACGAACAGGAGGCGGCCCGAGCCGCGAACGCGGTCGTCTCCGAGATGCGCCGCCTGCTCCAGCTCCCGAGCGCCGACCCGCCCCTCCTCATCGACGCGGACCTGCGCCCCGAGGGCAAGACCGGCCCGCTCGTACGGACGCTGAAGTCGTACGAGGCCTACTACCGCCGGTGGTCGCTGGTGTGGGAGTCGCAGGCGCTGCTGCGCGCCGAACCGGTCGCCGGGGACGCGGAGTTGGGCCGCCGCTTCATCGACCTCGTCGATCCGCTGCGGTACCCGGCGGACGGGCTCGGCGACGACGCCGTGCGCGAGATCCGGCGCATCAAGGCCCGTATGGAGTCGGAGCGGTTGCCGCGCGGCGCCGATCCGACCCTGCACACCAAGCTCGGCCGCGGCGGTCTCTCCGACGTCGAGTGGACCGTCCAGTTGCTCCAACTCCAGCACGGCCACCGTGAGTCGGGCCTGCGCACGACCCGCACCCGCGAGGCCCTGGCCGCCGCCCGCGAGGCCGGCCTGGTGGGCGCCGAGGACGCGGCCATACTGGACGAGGCCTGGGTGCTGGCCACCCGCGTCCGCAACGCCGTGATGCTCGTACGGGGCCGCGCGGGCGACACGTTCCCCTCCCACGGCCGCGAACTCGCCGCCGTGGGCCGGTATCTGGGGTACGGCCCCGGCCATGTGGGCGACATGCTCGACGACTACCGCCGGATCACCCGACGGGCTCGGGCGGTGGTGGACGAGCTCTTCTACGGGGGGTGAGCCCCGCCGGAGGAGCACGAGATCCGCGGCCGTGGGCGGGGCGGTGCGGGCGGGCTTCGGGTTCTCGGTGGCGCCCGGCGCGGTTTTCGGCTTCGGTAGGGGGAGCCGTACCTCCGGACGCGGTGGCGGTACGGCCGAGGCGAGAAGTCGAAGGCGACTTGGAGGACGAGGGATGCAGTACACGCTCGAAGTGATTCCGCTGCCCGTGAGCGACATCGACCGGGCCCGGGACTTCTACCGGGACAAGGTCGGTTTCCACGTCGACATCGACCAGGAGGTCATGCCGGGCATGCGGATCGTCCAGCTGACTCCGCCCGGCTCCGGCTGTTCGATCGCCCTCGGTGACGCCATCTGGGACATGGCCCAGGGCGAGACCAAGCCGACCCCCGGCTCCTACCAGGGCCTCCAGCTCTGCGTCACCGACATCAAGGCCGCCCACGCCGAACTCCGCGAACGCGGCCTCGACGTCTCCGAACCCGTCCAGTATGCCCCCGACGACGGCGCCACCTTCATGTACTTCAAGGACCCGGACGGCAACGGCTGGTCGGTCCAGGAGTACCGGCGCAGGGCCACGGAGCCGCTGCACCAGGTGCTGGCGGAGCTGGCGGAACGGCAGTAGTCCGGCCGCGGCCGCCGGGCGGGGAAATTCGCTCGCGGCCGCCGCCCGGCCGCTGGCAGGGTGCCGGGCATGGCTTCCCCGTACGAGATCCGTGCCGACTACGACGCCCGCACGATCGTGGTGTACCAGGCGTACGCACCCGCGATCGCCGACGCGGCGCTGCGGGCGGGCCGGTTCGTCGAGCCGTTCTCGTTCGGTCGGATGACGTGGATCAAGCCGTCGTTCCTGTGGCTGATGCACCGCAGCAACTGGGCCGGCAAGTCCGGCCAGGAGCGGGTGCTCGCGGTGCGGATCACCCGCGAGGGCTGGGAGGAGGCGCTGTCCCGGGCGGTGCTGACGACGGCGGACCCGGCGGCGGTGGCCCGGGCCGCCGTCCATGTCCAATGGGACCCGGAGCGCACGGCGCGCGGGGCCGCGCTGAACCACTACAGCATCCAGGTCGGCATCGGCCGCCATCTGATCCGGACCTTCACCGACGAGTGGGTCGTCGGCCTCACGGACCTCACCCCCAAGGTCCACAAGGCCGCGGCCCTGGTGCGGTCCGGGCAGACCGCCAAGGCCCAGCGCCTGTTCCCCGCCGAGCGCGTCTATCCGCTGCCCCCGGCGCTGGAGCGCCTGCGCACGCCGCGCTGAGCCCTCGCGCGGCGTGACGGCGGCCTTCGCGGTCGACGGCTTTCCTGGGTTCGGCCTTCGCTGTGTGCGTCACGGTGGGCGTCCGGTGGCCGTACTGTCGGATCCGTCACCGAGGAGGCTCCTGATGCGCAGCGTGACCTATTCGATGAGCGTCTCCCTGGACGGCTACATCGTCGGGCCGGACGGCAGTTTCGACTGGCCGGGGTTCGACGAGGAGATCTTCCGCTTCTGGATCGACGAGATCCGGGACGTCGGCGTCCACCTGATGGGACGGCGGCTGTACGAGACGATGCTGTACTGGGAGACCGCCGCCCAGGACCCCTCGCTCGGCGAGGCGGAACGGGAGTGGGTCGCGCTCTGGAACCCGCTGCCGAAGGTGGTGTTCTCCAGGACGCTGTCGGCGGTGGAGGGCCGGGCCCGCCTGGCCTCCGGCAATGTGGCGGAGGAGATCGAGCGGTTGCGCGCCGAGCCGGGAGAGGGCGAGATCGCGATCGGCGGCGCGACGCTCGCCGCCCAGGCGTCCGACGCGGGTCTGATCGACGAGTACCGGGCCATGGTCTACCCGGTGCTGGTCGGCGGCGGCACCCCCTTCTTCCCCCGCAACGAGCACCGGCTCGACCTCGAACTCGTCGAGACCCGCACCTTCGCCTCGAAGGTCGTCTACCTCCGCCACCGAGTGACCCGCTAGGGGGCCCGCCGCACCGGCTGGGGCCGACGGTCCACGACCGTCGGCCCCAGCCACAGCGAGAACGAGTACCTCTCCGGCCTGCGGCTACAGCACCGGCAGGTTCTTCCGCAGCTCGAACGCGGTCACCTCGGAGCGGTACTCCTCCCACTCCTGGCGCTTGTTGCGCAGGAAGAAGTCGAAGACGTGTTCGCCGAGGGTCTCGGCGACGAGGTCGCTGCGTTCCATGAGGGAGAGCGCCTCGCCGAGGTTCTGCGGGAGCGGCTCGATGCCCATGGCGCGGCGCTCGGCGTCCGAGAGGGCCCAGACGTCGTCCTCGGCGCCCGGCGGCAGCTCGTAGCCCTCCTCGATGCCCTTGAGGCCGGCGGCCAGCAGCATGGCGTAGGCGAGGTAGGGGTTCGCGCCGGAGTCCAGGGAGCGGACCTCGACCCGGGCCGAGCCCGTCTTGCCGGGCTTGTACATGGGGACGCGGACCAGGGCGGAGCGGTTGTTGTGGCCCCAGCAGATGTACGAGGGGGCCTCGCCGCCGGCGCCCGCCGTGCGCTCGGAGCCGCCCCAGATGCGCTTGTAGGAGTTGACCCACTGGTTGGTCACGGCGGCGATCTCGGCGGCGTGCTTCAGCAGGCCCGCGATGAAGGAGCGGCCGACCTTGGAGAGCTGGTACTCCGCGCCGGACTCGTAGAACGCGTTCCGGTCGCCCTCGAAGAGGGAGAGGTGGGTGTGCATGCCCGAGCCCGGGTGCTCGGAGAACGGCTTCGGCATGAACGTCGCCTGGACGCCCTGCTCCAGCGCCACCTGCTTCATGACCAGGCGGAACGTCATGATGTTGTCGGCCGTGGAGAGCGCGTCGGCGTAGCGGAGGTCGATCTCCTGCTGGCCGGGGGCGCCCTCGTGGTGGGAGAACTCGACCGAGATGCCCATGGACTCCAGCATGGTGATCGCCTGGCGGCGGAAGTCCATGCCGACGTTCTGCGGGGTGTGGTCGAAGTAGCCCGAGTTGTCGGCCGGGGTCGGACGGGAGCCGTCGACCGGCTTGTCCTTCAGCAGGAAGAACTCGATCTCGGGGTGGGTGTAGAAGGTGAAGCCCAGGTCGGAGGCCTTGGCCAGGGACCGCTTCAGCACGTAGCGGGGGTCCGCGAAGGACGGGGAGCCGTCCGGCATGAGGATGTCGCAGAACATCCGGGCGGTGCCGGGGGCCTCCGCGCGCCACGGCAGGACCTGGAAGGTCGACGGGTCCGGCTTGGCGATCATGTCGGACTCGTACACCCGGGCGAAGCCCTCGATGGCCGAGCCGTCGAAGCCGATGCCCTCGTCAAACGCCTGTTCCAGCTCGGCGGGGGCCACGGCCACGGACTTCAGGAAGCCCAGCACGTCCGTGAACCACAGGCGTACGAAACGGATGTCGCGCTCCTCCAACGTACGGAGCACGAACTCCTGCTGCTTGTCCATCTTCCGCTTCCACCCATTCCTTGCTGGTCAGGCCGCCTTGCTCCCGAGCCACGGGAGGCGGTCGGGCACCTGAGCATCCCACCACAACACCATTTCGCGCGCGTTGCGCACCTTGATCGACAGAGCGACCTCCAGGAGAACGCCCGGCGTACGGCAGGTGTAGCGCCCGCCGTGCCGCCCAACCGCTCTGCCGCCCATCTTGCCTGCTCGCGCCGACATACGTAACGCCCACAGGGGCGGACATCCGCCGGGCGCCCGTCACGCCTGCCCCGAAAGCCGGGCGGCATCCGTGGCCGGGGGGCAGCATGGGAGACGGGATCCCTCGTTTACGCGAGGGAGCGGATCAAATTACGATCAGTGGATCCGACCGCCCCATCCGACCCATCCCCCACTAAGGACACAACCCATGGCCGCCAAGACCAACAGCAGCGGGGACCGCAAGGCGCGCATCGAGGCGATGCGCCGTGCCGAGCGCTCCCGTGAGCGCCGGAACCGCATCCTCACGATCGGCGCCAGCGTGCTGATAGTCGCCGGCCTCGTCGTGGGCGGGACGGTCCTGATCCGCTCGCAGTCCGACGACAACGGCGGCAGCGTGGCCAGTGACTCCAAGTCGGGCGGCAAGTGGGAGACCGGCTCGGACGGTGTGAAGACCTGGAGCACCAAGCTCAGCCAGAACCACGTCACCAAGTCCGTGACGTATCCGATGGAGCCCCCGGTGGGCGGCGACCACAACCCTGTCTGGCAGAACTGCAACGGCGACGTCTACGACAAGGCGATCAAGAACGAGAACGCCGTGCACTCGCTGGAGCACGGCGCGGTCTGGGTGACGTACAACGGCAAGGCCTCCGAGGCCGACGTCAAGGCGCTCGCGGAGAAGGTCAAGAAGACCCCGTACACGCTGATGAGCCCGGTCGAGGACCAGAAGGACCCGATCATGCTGAGCGCCTGGGGCCACCAGCGCACGGTGACCGGCGCGAAGGACCCGAACGTCGACAAGTTCCTCGAGACCTACGTCCAGGGCGAGCAGACGCCCGAGCCGGGTGCCGCCTGCACCAACGGCGTCTCCTGACAGCCAGCGACCGACGAGCGACGAGTGAGTGACGACAGCGGGCCTGGCACAGTGGGAAGCATGAAGCACATCGGTTGGATCGCCTCCGGGGCCGCGGCGGTGCTCGTCGCGGCCGGGGCGATCACGTACGCGGTCGCCGACGGGGACGACTCGGGGCTGAAGGCCCCCGCCGCCGACTCCGCCGACGCGGGGTTCGCCCGGGACATGGCCGTCCACCACCAGCAGGCCGTCGAGATGTCGTACCTCGTGCGCGACCGGACGGACGACGAGGAGGTCCGGCGGCTCGCGTACGACATCGCGCAGACGCAGGCCAACCAGCGCGGCATGATGATCGGCTGGCTCGACCTCTGGGGTCTGCCGAAGGTGTCGTCCGACAAGCCGATGGCCTGGATGGGCATGGGCGACATGGCCTCCGGCGAGGACGGCGCGCTGATGCCGGGGATGGCGACCGACACCGAGATGGACAAGCTCGGCAAGCTGAACGGCAAGCAGGCCGAGATCTTCTTCCTCCAGCTGATGACCGACCACCACAAGGGCGGCATCCACATGGCGGAGGGCTGTGTCACCAAGTGCACGGTCGGCGTGGAGAAGAAGCTCGCCCAGGGCATGGTGAACGGCCAGGAGTCCGAGATCTCCTTGATGACCCGCATGCTGAAGGACCGGGGCGCCGCGCCGCGATCCTGACGCCGGTGGACCGCGGTTGGGGTGCGGCGCTTCGAACGTGGGGTGCCCCACACCCCATTGCGTCGCTCTGACGATTACACTGGGCCGCGTGCCTCAACTTCGTCTCGCTTTGAATCAGATCGACTCGACGGTCGGCGACATCGCCGGGAACGCCGAGGCGGTGGTCCGCTGGACCCGGCACTCCGCCGAGCAGGGAGCGCATCTCGTGGCGTTCCCCGAGATGGTGCTGACCGGATACCCCGTCGAGGACCTGGCGCTGCGCGGCTCCTTCGTGGAGGCGTCGCGCGCCGCGCTGAGGGCGCTCGCCGCGCGGCTCGCCGACGAGGGCTTCGGGGAGCTCCCGGTGATCGTCGGCTACCTCGACCGTTCCGAGTCCGCCGCGCCGAAGTACGGCCAGCCGGCCGGGGCGCCCCGGAACGCGGGCGCGGTGCTGCACCGGGGCGAGGTGGCGCTCACCTACGCCAAGCACCACCTCCCCAACTACGGCGTGTTCGACGAGTTCCGCTACTTCGTGCCCGGCGACACCATGCCGGTGCTGCGACTCCACGGCGTCGACATCGCTCTCGCCATCTGCGAGGACCTCTGGCAGGACGGCGGCCGCGTCCCGGCCGCCCGGTCCGCCGGGGCCGGGCTGCTGCTCTCCATCAACGCCTCGCCGTACGAGCGCGACAAGGACGACACCCGGCTCGAACTGGTGCGCAAGCGGGCCCAGGAGGCCGGCTGCACGACCGCGTACCTGGCGATGATCGGCGGCCAGGACGAGCTGGTCTTCGACGGTGACTCGATCGTCGTCGACAAGCACGGCGAAGTGGTCGCGCGGGCGCCGCAGTTCGCGGAGGGATGCGTGGTCCTGGACCTGGACCTCCCGGCGGCCGCCGCCGAACCGGTCACGGGCGTCGTGGACGACGGGCTGCGCATCGACCGGCTCGTGATCTCCGAGGAGCCTCTGCCCGCGTACGAGCCGGAGCTGACCGGCGGGTACGCGGAGCGCCTCGACGACGACGAGGAGGTGTACTCGGCGCTGGTGGTGGGCCTGCGGGCGTACGCCGCGAAGAACGGCTTCTCGTCCGTGCTGATCGGGCTCTCCGGCGGTATCGACTCGGCGCTCGTCGCGGCGATCGCGTGCGACGCGCTGGGCGCGCAGAACGTGTACGGCGTGTCCATGCCGTCGAAGTACTCGTCGGACCACTCCAAGGGCGACGCGGCGGAGCTGGCGCGGCGGACGGGGCTGAACTTCCGCACGATCCCGATCGAGCCGATGTTCGACGCGTACATGTCCTCGACCGAGCTGACGGGGCTGGCCGAGGAGAACCTCCAGTCGCGGCTGCGCGGCACGCTGCTGATGGCGATCTCCAACCAGGAGGGCCACATCGTGCTCGCGCCCGGCAACAAGTCGGAGCTGGCGGTGGGGTACTCGACGCTGTACGGCGACTCGGTGGGCGCGTACGGCCCCATCAAGGACGTGTACAAGACGTCGATCTTCCGCCTCGCGGAGTGGCGCAACCGGGCGGCGGTCGAGCGGGGCCAGACCCCGCCGATCCCGGAGAACTCCATCTCCAAGCCCCCGAGCGCGGAACTCCGCCCCGGCCAGGTCGACACGGACTCCCTCCCGGACTACCCCGTCCTGGACGCGATCCTGGAGCTCTACGTCGACCGCGACCAGGGCGCCGACGCGATCGTCGCCGCCGGTTTCGACCGGGACCTGGTCGTCAAGACCCTGCGCATGGTCGACACCGCCGAGTACAAGCGGCGCCAGTACCCGCCGGGCACGAAGATCTCCCCGAAGGGCTTCGGCAAGGACCGCCGACTCCCGATCACGAACCGCTGGCGCGAGCAGGCGTAGGCGCCGGGCCGGGGGCCTGGGGGCTGGTCCCTCAGGCCCCCGGCCCGCGCAGACCCCGGATCGTAGAACTCGGGCTCTCAGGCCTCCGGTTCGCGCAGGCCGACGCAGTCGAGGGCCCAGAAGACGTCCGTGTAGACGAAGGTGCCCGTCATCCACGGCTCGTGGGCGGAGAGACGGGCGACCTGGAACGCGGCCTCGGGGATGCGCAGTGACGGCGAGCGGAAGCCCGCCGCCGCGGCGCCCTCGAAGCCGCGCTCGCCGTAGTAGTGCGGCGCCCCTTCCAGGAAGACCAGCGGCACGCCCTGGCCGTCCGCCGCCGCGAGGGCGTGCGCGACGAGCCGGGTGCCGATGCCCTGACGCTGGAACTCCGGGAGCACGCCCAGCGGCGACAGGGTCAGCACGTCCACGATCCGACGCGGGGCGTCCAGGCGCCCCGCGCTCAGCAGGACGTGTCCGACGATCCGGTCGTCCACGGTGGCGACGAAGGAGAGCGGTGCCGTCGCGGCGGGCGTGGCGCGCAGCGCCTCCACGAGCCTGGGGATCCGCTCGTCGTCACCGAAGGCGCGCGCATGAACCTCGCGCACCCCTCGGTGATCGTCGGCGCTCTCCTGCCTGATCACCGGCCCCGCACCACTCGGAGCGAACGGCGGCCGGTCGGACGTGTCGTGTGCGGTCATGGCCGCGAGCGTAGATCCGGGAGCGGCAGACGGGCGAGGCGATTACGCCCCCACCCGCACCGTCTCCGACTCCCCCGGCACATGGGACGCCACCACGCGGCCGCGGTGCGGGACGGGGGTCGGTGTCCGGCGGGTGTCGACGGCGTAGGACACCGCCGCGACCGCGAGGCCGATCAGGGCGAGGGCCGCGCCCGCGGTGGCCGGGGCCGTCGTGCCGAGGCCGGCGGTCAGGGCGAGGCCGCCGATCCAGGCGCCGCCCGCGTTGGCGAGGTTGAAGGCGGCCTGGTTGGCGGAGGAGGCGAGGGAGGGAGCGGCGGCGGCCTTCTCCATGACCATCAGCTGCAGGGGCGAGCCGGTGGCGAAGGCCGCGACGCCGAGGAGGAGGACGGCCAGGGCGGCGCTCCACTGCGCGGTCATGAGGACCGGGAAGAGGGCCAGGACGAGGATCAGGGACGCCAGGCCGCCGAAGAGGGTGCCGCGCAGGGAGTGGTCGGCGAGGCGCCCGCCGGCCAGGTTGCCGATGGTCGCGCCGACGCCGAACAGCGCGAGCAGCAGGGTCACGCTGGTCTCGGCGTACCCGGCGGAGTCCGTGAGCATCGGCGTGATGTAGCTGTAGGCGGAGAAGAGGGCGCCGAAGCCGGCGACGGTCGTGCCGAGGGCGAGCCAGACGGGCAGGGAGCGCAGGGCGCCCAGTTCGCCGCGCAGGCCGGTGGAGGGGGCGTCCGTCCTGTCGTCCGGCAGCAGGAGGGCGAGGGAGGCGATGGCGGCGAGGCCGATCGCGCTGACGCCGAGGAAGGTGATCCGCCAGCCGAAGTGCTGGCCCACGAGGGTCGCGGCCGGGACTCCGGCGACGTTGGCGATCGTCAGGCCCAGGAACATCAGCGAGACCGAGCGGGCCTTGCGCTCCGGCGCCACGAGGCCGGTCGCGACGACCGCGCCGACGCCGAAGAAGGCGCCGTGCGGCAGGCCGCTGAGGAAGCGGGCGGCGAGCAGCCAGTGCTCGTCGGGGGCGAGTGCGGAGAGCGCGTTGCCGGCGACGAAGAGGAGCATCAGCCCGATCAGGACCTTGCGGCGGGGCATCCGGGCGGTGGCCGCGGCGAGCAGCGGGGCGCCGATGACGACGCCGAGCGCGTACGCGGAGACGAGGTGGCCGGCTGCGGGGATCGTGATGCCGAGGTCGGCGGCGACCTCGGGGAGGAGACCCATGATGACGAACTCGGTCGTGCCGATTCCGAAGGCGCCTACGGCGAGAGCGAGCAGGGCCAAAGGCATGACGGGGAGACCTTTCGAAGGGTGCGGTAGGACAGGGGGAGGGAAAGGAAGGAATCGGTTCCGTTCCATCGTATGTTCATTGACGGAACAAACTCGAACCGGTGGCCTATTCCCCTGTTCCGCTCCCCCGCCCCACCTGCGCCGTCAGCCTCCAGACGTGTCGATCGTCACCCGCGCCGCCACCGGCAGATGGTCGCTGCCGGTCTCCGGCAGGGTCCAGGACGCCCTGGGTTCCATGCCGCGCACCATGATCTGGTCGATCCGGGCCATCGGGAACGACGCCGGCCAGCTGAACC
This genomic stretch from Streptomyces deccanensis harbors:
- a CDS encoding bifunctional [glutamine synthetase] adenylyltransferase/[glutamine synthetase]-adenylyl-L-tyrosine phosphorylase, translated to MTAPGRRSSTFSRLLRHGFTDAGAAERLLESEELSAVRNDPVLLDALGATADPNLALLGLVRLLEAQPDRTARRAVLDTLIAAKPLRDRLLGVLGASAALGDHLARHAQDWQALVTYEPRDLHPGVEEFERGLAEATDPVSLRVAYRRCLLSIAARDVCGTTDVAQAAAELADLATATLRAALAIARAAAPEDAALCRLAVIAMGKCGGHELNYVSDVDVIFVGETADGADEQKAIRAATRLASHMMRICSETTVEGSIWPVDANLRPEGRNGPLVRTLSSHLAYYQRWAKTWEFQALLKARPVAGDLELGEAYVAALEPLVWKAAERDNFVTDVQSMRRRVVENIPAAEVDRQLKLGPGGLRDVEFAVQMLQLVHGRADTSLRSGTTLDALGALAAGGYVGRTDAAQLDAAYRFLRSMEHRIQLYRLRRTHLVPEGDDDLRRIGRSLGLRTDPIADLNREWRRHAAVVRRLHEKLFYRPLLDAVAQLAPGETRLSADAARERLVALGYADPASALRHLEALASGVSRKAAIQRTLLPVLLGWFADSADPDAGLLNFRKVSDALGRTPWYLRLLRDEGAAAENLARVLSAGRLAPDLLMRAPEAVSLLGDGDGVAGGAGGLEPRERAHLEQEILAAVGRADGAQQGVTAARGVRRRELFRTAAMDIVGSYGTESTPATADQGALVDLVGGAVSDLTAATLAGTLRAVVREGWGDTLPTRFAVIGMGRFGGHELGYGSDADVLFVHEPQEGADEQEAARAANAVVSEMRRLLQLPSADPPLLIDADLRPEGKTGPLVRTLKSYEAYYRRWSLVWESQALLRAEPVAGDAELGRRFIDLVDPLRYPADGLGDDAVREIRRIKARMESERLPRGADPTLHTKLGRGGLSDVEWTVQLLQLQHGHRESGLRTTRTREALAAAREAGLVGAEDAAILDEAWVLATRVRNAVMLVRGRAGDTFPSHGRELAAVGRYLGYGPGHVGDMLDDYRRITRRARAVVDELFYGG
- a CDS encoding VOC family protein; translated protein: MQYTLEVIPLPVSDIDRARDFYRDKVGFHVDIDQEVMPGMRIVQLTPPGSGCSIALGDAIWDMAQGETKPTPGSYQGLQLCVTDIKAAHAELRERGLDVSEPVQYAPDDGATFMYFKDPDGNGWSVQEYRRRATEPLHQVLAELAERQ
- a CDS encoding DUF4291 domain-containing protein; protein product: MASPYEIRADYDARTIVVYQAYAPAIADAALRAGRFVEPFSFGRMTWIKPSFLWLMHRSNWAGKSGQERVLAVRITREGWEEALSRAVLTTADPAAVARAAVHVQWDPERTARGAALNHYSIQVGIGRHLIRTFTDEWVVGLTDLTPKVHKAAALVRSGQTAKAQRLFPAERVYPLPPALERLRTPR
- a CDS encoding dihydrofolate reductase family protein, giving the protein MRSVTYSMSVSLDGYIVGPDGSFDWPGFDEEIFRFWIDEIRDVGVHLMGRRLYETMLYWETAAQDPSLGEAEREWVALWNPLPKVVFSRTLSAVEGRARLASGNVAEEIERLRAEPGEGEIAIGGATLAAQASDAGLIDEYRAMVYPVLVGGGTPFFPRNEHRLDLELVETRTFASKVVYLRHRVTR
- the glnA gene encoding type I glutamate--ammonia ligase encodes the protein MDKQQEFVLRTLEERDIRFVRLWFTDVLGFLKSVAVAPAELEQAFDEGIGFDGSAIEGFARVYESDMIAKPDPSTFQVLPWRAEAPGTARMFCDILMPDGSPSFADPRYVLKRSLAKASDLGFTFYTHPEIEFFLLKDKPVDGSRPTPADNSGYFDHTPQNVGMDFRRQAITMLESMGISVEFSHHEGAPGQQEIDLRYADALSTADNIMTFRLVMKQVALEQGVQATFMPKPFSEHPGSGMHTHLSLFEGDRNAFYESGAEYQLSKVGRSFIAGLLKHAAEIAAVTNQWVNSYKRIWGGSERTAGAGGEAPSYICWGHNNRSALVRVPMYKPGKTGSARVEVRSLDSGANPYLAYAMLLAAGLKGIEEGYELPPGAEDDVWALSDAERRAMGIEPLPQNLGEALSLMERSDLVAETLGEHVFDFFLRNKRQEWEEYRSEVTAFELRKNLPVL
- a CDS encoding DUF3105 domain-containing protein; its protein translation is MAAKTNSSGDRKARIEAMRRAERSRERRNRILTIGASVLIVAGLVVGGTVLIRSQSDDNGGSVASDSKSGGKWETGSDGVKTWSTKLSQNHVTKSVTYPMEPPVGGDHNPVWQNCNGDVYDKAIKNENAVHSLEHGAVWVTYNGKASEADVKALAEKVKKTPYTLMSPVEDQKDPIMLSAWGHQRTVTGAKDPNVDKFLETYVQGEQTPEPGAACTNGVS
- a CDS encoding DUF305 domain-containing protein — its product is MKHIGWIASGAAAVLVAAGAITYAVADGDDSGLKAPAADSADAGFARDMAVHHQQAVEMSYLVRDRTDDEEVRRLAYDIAQTQANQRGMMIGWLDLWGLPKVSSDKPMAWMGMGDMASGEDGALMPGMATDTEMDKLGKLNGKQAEIFFLQLMTDHHKGGIHMAEGCVTKCTVGVEKKLAQGMVNGQESEISLMTRMLKDRGAAPRS
- a CDS encoding NAD+ synthase, whose translation is MPQLRLALNQIDSTVGDIAGNAEAVVRWTRHSAEQGAHLVAFPEMVLTGYPVEDLALRGSFVEASRAALRALAARLADEGFGELPVIVGYLDRSESAAPKYGQPAGAPRNAGAVLHRGEVALTYAKHHLPNYGVFDEFRYFVPGDTMPVLRLHGVDIALAICEDLWQDGGRVPAARSAGAGLLLSINASPYERDKDDTRLELVRKRAQEAGCTTAYLAMIGGQDELVFDGDSIVVDKHGEVVARAPQFAEGCVVLDLDLPAAAAEPVTGVVDDGLRIDRLVISEEPLPAYEPELTGGYAERLDDDEEVYSALVVGLRAYAAKNGFSSVLIGLSGGIDSALVAAIACDALGAQNVYGVSMPSKYSSDHSKGDAAELARRTGLNFRTIPIEPMFDAYMSSTELTGLAEENLQSRLRGTLLMAISNQEGHIVLAPGNKSELAVGYSTLYGDSVGAYGPIKDVYKTSIFRLAEWRNRAAVERGQTPPIPENSISKPPSAELRPGQVDTDSLPDYPVLDAILELYVDRDQGADAIVAAGFDRDLVVKTLRMVDTAEYKRRQYPPGTKISPKGFGKDRRLPITNRWREQA